In Aureibaculum algae, the following are encoded in one genomic region:
- a CDS encoding M949_RS01915 family surface polysaccharide biosynthesis protein, producing MNKTLILLFLLIYNFSFGQKSNVISKQLSKQEIDSIFTKNIRKQLKIDNSIYRIYQYNDKIGKHFVIMTQNKIDCQQRKECFDSIKVFCYLFKNKTYNIEWKLNDFIVPNSYEYSISHWTKYFSLNDYDKDGITDPIIIYGTFGMNDTGDGRIKIVIYYKGNKRAIRHQNGILDDERHTQVDKEFYELPIEIQTNVKTLMKNINKNGHGIFPYGWEKAMKSKELKIDEN from the coding sequence ATGAATAAAACCTTAATACTATTATTTCTTTTAATTTATAACTTTTCGTTTGGACAAAAATCTAATGTTATAAGTAAACAATTATCTAAACAGGAAATTGATTCTATTTTTACAAAGAATATTAGAAAACAATTAAAAATAGATAATTCAATTTACAGAATATACCAGTATAATGACAAAATTGGAAAACACTTTGTTATAATGACTCAAAATAAAATTGACTGCCAACAACGCAAAGAATGTTTTGATTCAATAAAAGTTTTTTGTTATTTATTTAAAAACAAAACTTATAATATTGAATGGAAATTGAACGATTTCATAGTTCCTAATTCATACGAATATTCAATTTCCCATTGGACGAAATACTTTAGTTTAAATGACTATGACAAAGATGGTATTACTGACCCAATAATTATTTATGGAACTTTTGGAATGAATGATACAGGAGATGGAAGAATAAAAATAGTAATATATTACAAAGGCAATAAAAGAGCGATAAGACATCAGAATGGAATACTTGATGATGAGAGACACACGCAAGTAGATAAAGAATTTTACGAATTGCCAATTGAAATTCAAACTAATGTAAAGACATTAATGAAAAACATAAATAAAAATGGTCACGGAATTTTCCCGTACGGTTGGGAAAAGGCTATGAAAAGTAAAGAATTGAAAATTGATGAAAATTAA
- a CDS encoding IS3 family transposase — protein MKTRNRAKGFASLSTIASCFGLKRDAYYKYKSRADMRLKIEQQIIEIVRKRRKSLPREGVRKLTKSLDNEFTKANLKVGRDTLFNVLRKHQMLTLRKKTSARTTNSYHRFYKYNNIIKDMEVTKPNQVWVSDITYIRTVKGFCYLALITDMHSRKIVGYDISDSLELKGCVRALNKAIYQAKNIKQLIHHSDRGIQYCSNVYTQILKRKKIDISMTEENHCYENAMAERVNGILKDEFYLDQTFDNVEHAKRAAKNAINLYNEIRLHLSLDYKTPNMVYKLSA, from the coding sequence ATTAAAACTAGAAATAGAGCTAAGGGATTTGCTTCTTTATCTACTATAGCAAGTTGTTTTGGACTTAAACGTGATGCGTATTATAAATACAAATCTAGAGCTGATATGCGTTTAAAAATAGAACAACAGATTATTGAAATTGTTAGAAAAAGACGTAAATCCCTTCCTAGAGAAGGTGTTCGAAAACTCACTAAATCATTAGATAACGAGTTTACAAAAGCCAACCTTAAAGTAGGTAGAGATACACTATTTAATGTCCTTAGAAAACACCAAATGCTAACACTTAGAAAGAAAACTAGTGCCAGAACAACCAACTCTTATCATCGGTTTTACAAGTACAATAACATTATAAAAGATATGGAAGTTACTAAACCAAATCAAGTCTGGGTCTCTGATATTACATATATTAGAACTGTAAAAGGCTTTTGTTACTTGGCTTTGATAACAGATATGCATTCCAGGAAAATTGTTGGGTATGACATAAGTGATAGCTTGGAATTAAAAGGTTGTGTAAGAGCTCTTAATAAAGCCATCTATCAAGCTAAAAACATTAAACAGCTTATTCATCATTCCGACAGAGGAATACAATATTGTAGCAATGTATACACACAAATACTCAAAAGAAAAAAGATAGATATTAGTATGACTGAAGAAAATCATTGTTACGAAAACGCAATGGCAGAACGTGTAAACGGAATTTTAAAAGACGAATTTTACTTAGACCAAACCTTTGATAACGTGGAACACGCAAAGAGAGCTGCAAAAAATGCAATTAATTTATACAACGAAATAAGATTACACTTATCTTTAGACTATAAAACACCAAATATGGTATATAAATTATCAGCTTAA
- a CDS encoding IS1182 family transposase, protein MQGKKEYQEKLFTQFRMSDRIPKENFYRRLNGELDLHFLYVLTRPYYGDSGQKSIDPTVFFKLCLVGYLENIISDRQLIAHCSLRLDILYFLGYDIDEELPWHSTISRTRQLYPEKVFEEVFTRVLIMCVDKGMVSGHTQAIDSAPIKANASMDTLELKVPEEELEDHLKKLRHISSMDKQKPIRKAKENKASDAQKKISATKQELSAIKSRNKKWSKDQDQRTGANNKNSKYTSNKTHYSPTDPDAKISVKPGKARKLNYMSQLSVDTGHHVITDIKAYKADKKDSQYLQDIVPRLKKRLNKQGILWQNLVADTGYSDGENYAFLEKIGLRSFIPPHGTYKGGPEDFEYVKQEDHYLCPEGHIVPFKKVFNDYRTGSKKKEYRISSKICRDCPIRKQCLGKTAQEKKFSVTYYREEYERNNHRVSSNQGRYMKSKRQSTVEPVFGTLTQFMGLRKINTIGIEQANKVMHLSAIAYNLKKYLKFTSKVVRSDAKSLALYLTHCFWHILSRSSHFKPFKKDEIGDRKNYSHA, encoded by the coding sequence ATGCAAGGCAAAAAAGAGTATCAAGAGAAATTATTCACTCAATTCCGAATGAGTGATCGGATTCCAAAGGAGAATTTTTATCGACGATTAAATGGGGAATTAGACCTACATTTTCTATATGTACTGACACGTCCTTATTATGGAGACAGTGGTCAAAAGAGCATAGATCCTACCGTGTTTTTCAAGTTGTGTTTGGTGGGATATTTAGAGAATATTATCAGTGATCGACAGTTGATTGCCCATTGTAGTTTACGTTTGGACATATTGTATTTTTTAGGCTATGATATTGATGAAGAGTTGCCCTGGCATAGCACAATAAGTCGTACGCGTCAATTATATCCAGAAAAAGTTTTTGAAGAAGTCTTTACGCGTGTTTTAATTATGTGTGTTGACAAAGGCATGGTAAGTGGCCATACTCAAGCGATAGATTCTGCTCCAATAAAGGCAAATGCCTCGATGGATACCTTGGAGTTAAAAGTGCCTGAAGAAGAATTAGAAGACCACTTAAAAAAGCTACGCCATATCAGTAGCATGGATAAACAAAAGCCTATTCGAAAAGCCAAAGAGAATAAAGCTTCAGATGCTCAAAAAAAAATTAGTGCCACCAAGCAAGAATTGTCTGCTATTAAAAGTCGGAATAAAAAATGGTCAAAAGATCAAGATCAACGCACGGGTGCAAACAATAAAAACTCAAAATACACCTCAAACAAAACGCATTATAGTCCCACCGATCCGGATGCTAAAATTAGTGTAAAGCCAGGCAAGGCACGCAAGCTGAACTATATGAGTCAGCTAAGTGTTGACACTGGACATCATGTAATCACTGACATTAAAGCGTATAAGGCAGATAAGAAAGACAGCCAATACTTACAAGACATTGTACCTCGATTAAAAAAACGATTGAACAAACAAGGGATCTTATGGCAAAATCTAGTGGCCGATACAGGCTATAGTGATGGAGAGAATTATGCTTTTTTGGAAAAAATAGGTTTACGAAGTTTTATACCACCTCACGGGACGTATAAAGGCGGTCCTGAGGATTTTGAATATGTCAAACAAGAGGATCATTATCTCTGTCCAGAGGGTCATATCGTTCCCTTTAAAAAAGTGTTTAATGATTATAGAACAGGTAGTAAGAAAAAGGAATATAGAATCTCCTCAAAAATTTGTAGAGACTGTCCGATAAGAAAACAATGTTTAGGTAAGACAGCACAAGAAAAGAAATTTTCGGTAACTTATTACAGAGAAGAATACGAACGAAATAACCATCGCGTAAGCAGCAACCAAGGTCGTTATATGAAATCAAAACGACAGAGTACTGTTGAACCTGTCTTTGGAACGCTAACTCAATTCATGGGCTTACGTAAAATAAATACCATTGGCATTGAGCAAGCCAACAAGGTGATGCATCTCTCCGCCATTGCCTACAACCTGAAAAAGTACCTAAAATTCACAAGTAAAGTTGTCAGAAGTGATGCCAAATCACTTGCGCTGTACTTAACTCACTGTTTTTGGCATATATTGAGCAGATCAAGCCATTTTAAGCCTTTTAAAAAAGATGAAATAGGGGACAGAAAAAATTATAGCCACGCTTAA
- a CDS encoding UPF0158 family protein, which translates to MEKRQSEIIKEIAQELDCGFDCYYNSKTDEIVAIPNFSQFSDEDEFKEAFSDILEKVEKHKTDFIKFETLESFESFKIMELFVEQLSDQNLKSELENTLANKKPFQNFKHKIDHSEFRQSWFEFKKNKFEKIVENQLNSGKASAQHRILCKALSRVLG; encoded by the coding sequence ATGGAAAAAAGACAGTCAGAAATAATAAAGGAAATAGCTCAAGAATTGGATTGCGGATTTGACTGTTATTACAATTCTAAAACTGACGAAATTGTTGCAATCCCGAATTTTTCACAATTTTCGGATGAGGATGAATTTAAAGAAGCTTTTAGTGACATTTTAGAAAAAGTGGAAAAACATAAAACGGATTTTATAAAATTTGAGACATTAGAAAGCTTTGAGTCTTTTAAAATTATGGAGCTTTTTGTTGAGCAGTTATCTGACCAAAATCTAAAGTCGGAATTGGAAAATACTTTAGCAAATAAAAAGCCATTTCAGAATTTTAAGCATAAAATCGACCATTCTGAATTTAGACAAAGTTGGTTTGAATTTAAGAAAAATAAGTTTGAAAAAATAGTAGAAAATCAATTAAATAGCGGAAAAGCCAGCGCACAACACCGTATCCTATGTAAAGCACTTTCCCGAGTCTTAGGTTAA
- a CDS encoding DUF6090 family protein, which yields MIKFFRRIRQNLLKENKTGKYFKYAIGEIILVVIGILIALSINNWNEDRQATNLAKENYLNILTSLEQDSFTIKKTIERNIIGLEALRKIIPLEKNTELLELSEENLNKYFMDVGNTSRSFIPKSGVYNLLTSNNGFDLIKSDKIKSLLINLYDYQYKAYEDLDSQIDNKYHNQLGSIIREKMGIVVEFTPEPSLAQGTSPELLKKHYFELASESRDLYGMLSFNKNDLIQIEQSINELISLIRDEIKE from the coding sequence ATGATAAAATTTTTTAGACGTATTCGCCAAAACTTGCTTAAGGAAAATAAAACTGGAAAGTATTTTAAATATGCAATCGGCGAAATAATTCTTGTAGTTATTGGAATTTTGATAGCATTATCTATTAATAATTGGAATGAGGATAGGCAAGCCACAAATTTAGCGAAAGAAAACTACCTCAATATACTTACATCACTAGAGCAAGACTCCTTTACAATTAAAAAAACAATTGAAAGGAATATAATAGGATTGGAAGCACTACGTAAAATTATTCCTTTAGAAAAGAACACAGAACTTTTAGAACTTTCTGAAGAAAATCTTAACAAATATTTTATGGATGTTGGTAATACTAGCCGAAGCTTTATTCCAAAATCAGGGGTTTATAACTTACTTACTTCAAACAACGGTTTTGATTTAATAAAATCCGATAAAATAAAGTCCTTACTTATTAATCTTTACGATTATCAATATAAAGCATATGAAGATTTAGATTCCCAAATTGACAACAAATATCATAATCAATTAGGTTCTATAATCAGAGAAAAAATGGGAATAGTTGTGGAGTTTACACCAGAACCATCTCTTGCTCAAGGGACATCACCAGAACTTTTAAAAAAACATTACTTTGAATTAGCTTCCGAATCAAGAGATTTATATGGTATGCTATCATTTAATAAAAATGACCTAATTCAAATAGAACAATCAATAAATGAATTGATTTCTTTAATTAGGGATGAAATTAAAGAATAA
- a CDS encoding transposase, with product MYKNDKVIRRYSEPFKLKILDELSKGKHTKSELCKLYSIAPTTVNEWIKKYNRKDLMNTRVKVETKDEISRIKALQKENEKLKKLLLKKDLDAMVEESYLEVAAEKLGYKNVQQLKKKLNI from the coding sequence ATGTATAAAAATGACAAAGTAATTAGACGGTATTCAGAACCTTTTAAACTAAAAATTCTGGATGAACTTAGTAAAGGTAAGCACACAAAGAGCGAACTTTGTAAACTCTATTCTATTGCACCTACAACGGTCAATGAGTGGATTAAAAAGTATAATCGTAAAGACTTAATGAACACCAGAGTAAAAGTGGAAACAAAAGACGAAATATCTAGAATTAAAGCACTACAAAAAGAGAATGAAAAGCTTAAAAAGCTTCTACTTAAAAAGGATCTGGATGCTATGGTAGAAGAATCTTACCTTGAAGTAGCAGCTGAAAAACTAGGCTATAAAAATGTTCAGCAACTTAAAAAAAAACTCAATATCTAG
- a CDS encoding DKNYY domain-containing protein — MTGNFTFKNNKVYYEDTLLKGISAEGFGEVLYTDKKGEQYINCLKDIKGVWWWTWRNHKPKVKFLTSDIDNFIYINENFAKDSLHVYLVAKDGFLIPDSDAKTFKVVEDTPYFSKDKNNLYALSSISGLSIYKDADCESIVSVGWNQFITDKHNVYHYSNVIELSNSSKHVECFDQNTPHTSELNIYEQNKKYLLEKYPNLIGWWHPEYEFHIEFPTSNQDDYYKTKTDIFYLHKCPYGEKANPTLIEKADLSSFEILSHYYARDKNHIYCEHRIVENVDLDSFKVIKDKLAEDEQSIFFNGYLVDCDKASFKVIQKYSNLPWLVAKDKNSVYIDELTLFGQVGMRTGKGRTLKPINKSDPSTFQLFSRLWAKDINQVYFGFKPYRKADAKSFEFLFSDNHDQWAQDNQYLYNGNGTRIIKNIDGAHFKMLNNFWGKDKKSVFNFKTGSIRPSIDVATFQITNDEGDAEDKNFFYHYRNGEIVKQKK, encoded by the coding sequence ATGACCGGAAATTTCACTTTTAAAAACAATAAAGTTTATTATGAAGATACTTTACTAAAAGGCATTTCGGCAGAAGGCTTTGGTGAAGTATTATATACTGATAAAAAAGGCGAGCAATATATTAACTGCCTAAAAGACATTAAAGGGGTTTGGTGGTGGACTTGGCGAAACCATAAACCAAAAGTGAAATTCTTAACCTCAGATATAGATAACTTCATTTATATAAATGAAAATTTTGCAAAAGACAGCCTACATGTTTATCTAGTAGCAAAAGATGGTTTTTTAATTCCTGATTCGGATGCTAAAACTTTTAAGGTAGTTGAGGATACACCTTATTTCTCAAAGGATAAAAATAATTTATATGCCTTAAGCAGTATTAGCGGCTTGTCTATCTATAAGGATGCCGATTGTGAATCAATAGTATCAGTTGGATGGAATCAATTTATAACTGACAAACATAATGTATATCACTATTCTAATGTAATTGAGTTAAGTAATTCTTCAAAACATGTGGAATGTTTTGACCAAAACACACCTCATACAAGCGAATTAAACATCTATGAACAGAACAAAAAATATTTATTGGAAAAATACCCCAATCTCATTGGTTGGTGGCATCCAGAATATGAGTTTCATATTGAATTTCCAACATCAAACCAAGATGATTATTATAAGACAAAAACTGACATTTTTTACTTGCATAAATGCCCTTACGGAGAAAAAGCTAATCCCACACTAATTGAAAAAGCTGATTTATCCTCTTTTGAAATCCTTTCTCACTACTATGCTAGAGATAAAAACCATATTTATTGCGAACATCGTATTGTAGAAAACGTAGATTTAGATTCCTTTAAAGTAATAAAAGATAAACTGGCAGAAGACGAACAATCTATTTTCTTTAATGGATATCTTGTAGATTGCGATAAAGCAAGTTTTAAGGTCATTCAAAAATATTCAAACTTGCCGTGGTTAGTTGCTAAAGATAAAAATAGTGTTTATATAGATGAGTTAACTTTATTTGGACAAGTCGGTATGAGAACTGGAAAAGGCCGGACGTTAAAACCAATAAATAAATCCGATCCAAGTACATTTCAACTATTTTCTAGACTTTGGGCAAAAGATATTAATCAGGTTTACTTTGGTTTCAAACCATACCGAAAAGCAGATGCTAAAAGCTTCGAATTTCTATTTTCAGATAACCATGATCAATGGGCACAAGACAATCAATACTTATACAATGGAAATGGAACAAGAATAATAAAAAATATTGATGGAGCACATTTCAAAATGCTTAATAATTTTTGGGGTAAAGACAAAAAAAGTGTCTTTAATTTTAAAACAGGTAGTATTCGACCATCCATTGATGTAGCTACATTTCAAATTACAAATGATGAAGGTGACGCTGAAGATAAAAACTTTTTTTACCACTACCGTAATGGGGAAATAGTAAAACAGAAGAAATAA
- a CDS encoding IS1182 family transposase, which produces MKFIIGKDRKQTCLFPISLEDSIDEENSIRSIDQFVDSLDLAELGFRSDFTENGPPAYHPSVLLKLYIYGYMNRVRSSRLLEKECKRNIELMWLLESLAPDHNTISNFRKDNAKAIKKVFFATVQIARNFGLIGATLIAGDSTKFRAQNSKKNNFNQKKIQRHLDYIDNKLLQYDNALEQSDSNSEKEEIKNNIDKHQGRRKHYKQLEKKLKESGEPQISTSDPDSKHLIVRNNITEVAYCVQTTVDADNKIPFDYLVTNKNDSKAMGQMLRRAKTILGSNSFTALYDKGYHTGSEFRTANQLGIKTLVAIPGIGRASQAPDPSYNSEYFEYNKESDTYLCPQGNILKSNGSTYKGRNYRFKQYKTNKCKTCPARDLCTTSKVNGKVLQRSEFQKYIEENARQVLKNPKAYKKRQAIVEHPYGTIKRQWGFNYITTKKTKQRASADVGLMFIVYNLKRIWNILNLKKLLFLKPYQDLIKIIYQLLSTIALLLRRNTKKQIPI; this is translated from the coding sequence ATGAAATTTATTATTGGAAAAGACCGAAAACAGACCTGCCTTTTTCCCATTTCTCTTGAAGATTCTATTGATGAGGAGAACAGCATTAGGTCGATAGATCAATTTGTAGATTCACTTGACTTAGCGGAACTTGGTTTTCGTTCAGATTTTACAGAGAACGGACCTCCAGCCTACCATCCTTCTGTTTTACTGAAACTATATATCTATGGCTATATGAACCGCGTGCGATCTTCACGACTATTGGAAAAAGAATGCAAACGTAATATTGAACTAATGTGGCTTCTTGAATCTTTAGCTCCCGACCATAACACTATCAGTAATTTTAGAAAGGATAATGCTAAAGCAATAAAAAAAGTGTTTTTTGCTACGGTTCAAATAGCACGCAATTTTGGGCTCATTGGAGCTACATTGATTGCAGGCGACAGTACTAAATTTAGAGCACAGAACAGTAAAAAGAATAATTTTAACCAAAAGAAAATACAACGTCATTTAGATTATATTGACAATAAGTTGCTACAGTACGACAATGCACTAGAACAAAGTGACAGCAACAGTGAAAAGGAAGAAATCAAAAATAATATAGACAAACATCAAGGACGCAGAAAACACTATAAGCAACTTGAAAAAAAACTAAAAGAATCTGGAGAACCACAGATATCAACCTCAGATCCCGACAGTAAGCATTTGATAGTACGTAACAACATCACTGAAGTTGCCTACTGTGTGCAGACCACTGTAGATGCAGATAATAAAATCCCTTTTGATTATTTGGTCACCAATAAGAATGACTCAAAAGCAATGGGACAGATGCTACGCAGGGCAAAAACCATTTTAGGCTCTAATTCTTTTACTGCACTTTATGATAAAGGTTATCATACAGGAAGTGAATTTAGGACAGCTAATCAATTAGGTATAAAAACACTTGTAGCAATACCTGGAATAGGGAGAGCTTCACAAGCTCCTGACCCAAGCTACAACTCAGAATATTTTGAATATAATAAAGAAAGTGACACTTATCTGTGCCCACAGGGAAATATCCTTAAAAGCAACGGAAGCACTTATAAAGGAAGAAACTATCGATTTAAACAGTACAAAACAAACAAATGTAAAACATGTCCGGCGAGAGATCTATGTACCACCTCTAAAGTAAATGGAAAGGTGTTACAGCGAAGTGAGTTCCAAAAATACATCGAAGAAAATGCCCGACAAGTTTTAAAAAACCCAAAGGCATACAAAAAAAGACAAGCTATTGTAGAGCATCCTTATGGAACCATAAAACGCCAATGGGGTTTTAACTATATTACCACTAAAAAAACAAAACAAAGAGCAAGTGCAGATGTAGGCCTAATGTTTATAGTTTATAACTTGAAAAGAATCTGGAACATCCTTAACCTAAAGAAACTACTCTTTTTAAAGCCCTACCAAGACTTAATCAAGATTATATACCAATTATTGAGTACAATAGCACTTCTCTTAAGGCGAAACACAAAAAAACAAATACCAATATAA
- a CDS encoding DUF6090 family protein codes for MENKTGKYFKYALGEIILVVIGILIALQINNWNESRKNEIIKQQLIEDLIVELQSSRVIINDAIALGDSLIADGQLYLKHIGSKELTVQIDSLKKLGDFITYGIPYDLNLPIYEDSKSSGRLSMINNKVLILYAEIMSADIGGSIHRKISNDMYYNGSDWELRKEIGLSEILSTPNEMIPERFRLTEKEFLEILARPSTFATLNNSLQMKVVRIKYMNRISNGMTEVLGLLEEEKNNLKL; via the coding sequence ATGGAAAATAAAACTGGAAAGTATTTTAAATATGCCTTGGGGGAAATTATTCTTGTAGTTATTGGAATTTTAATTGCGTTACAGATTAATAATTGGAATGAATCAAGGAAAAATGAGATAATTAAACAGCAGTTAATTGAAGACTTAATTGTAGAATTACAATCATCGAGGGTTATAATAAATGATGCTATTGCCCTTGGTGATTCTCTAATTGCAGACGGTCAATTGTATTTAAAACACATTGGATCTAAAGAATTGACAGTTCAAATAGATTCACTGAAAAAACTTGGAGATTTTATAACATATGGTATTCCTTATGATCTCAATTTACCAATTTATGAAGATTCAAAATCGTCAGGCAGGCTTAGTATGATTAATAATAAAGTACTAATACTTTACGCTGAGATAATGTCTGCCGACATTGGTGGATCCATTCACCGTAAAATTAGTAATGATATGTATTATAATGGTTCTGACTGGGAACTAAGAAAAGAAATAGGATTAAGCGAAATTTTATCTACGCCTAATGAAATGATACCTGAAAGATTTAGATTAACTGAAAAAGAATTTTTGGAAATCCTTGCACGTCCTTCTACTTTTGCCACGTTAAATAATTCTTTACAGATGAAAGTTGTAAGGATTAAATATATGAATAGAATAAGCAATGGAATGACAGAAGTTCTTGGATTACTTGAAGAAGAAAAAAATAATCTTAAGTTATAA
- a CDS encoding restriction endonuclease — protein MTIDNIPQNWKELQTKVGKILTQCGFVVSVEKKVQSIRSQIEIDVYAEESIDDRPYKILIECKMWKSNIPQLYVHGLRTVVSDIGANIGYIITTSDFQKGAIESIKNTNVELITWSEFQKKFFKSWYLNFFSKKLHFDILKNNYDHTSIQLYDDYNKIKKQDFNTLIEKYDLLNLISDHFPHHIMKEFAGQLTDIENKLPLEEKLITEEWEYNLDLLPKELLKVVSYSQFLNLLRTFAQPVYSEMDKLDLDSNLDYG, from the coding sequence ATGACAATTGACAACATCCCTCAAAATTGGAAAGAACTTCAAACAAAAGTTGGAAAAATTTTAACTCAATGTGGTTTTGTTGTTTCAGTAGAAAAAAAGGTTCAATCAATTAGGAGTCAAATTGAAATTGATGTTTACGCGGAGGAATCAATAGATGATAGACCATACAAAATTCTAATAGAATGTAAAATGTGGAAATCAAATATTCCACAGCTTTATGTGCACGGATTAAGAACAGTAGTAAGTGACATTGGAGCAAATATTGGATATATAATAACGACAAGTGACTTTCAAAAAGGTGCGATTGAGTCTATTAAAAACACGAATGTTGAATTGATAACTTGGAGTGAATTTCAGAAAAAATTCTTTAAGAGTTGGTATCTAAATTTTTTCTCTAAAAAACTACATTTTGACATTCTAAAAAACAACTATGACCACACTTCAATTCAACTTTATGACGATTACAATAAAATCAAAAAGCAGGATTTTAATACACTCATTGAAAAATATGATTTGTTAAACTTAATTTCTGATCATTTTCCTCATCACATTATGAAAGAGTTTGCTGGTCAGCTTACAGATATTGAAAATAAACTACCATTAGAAGAAAAATTAATCACAGAAGAATGGGAATACAATCTTGACTTATTACCTAAAGAATTATTAAAAGTTGTAAGTTATTCTCAATTTCTGAATTTATTGAGAACATTTGCTCAACCTGTATATTCTGAAATGGACAAATTAGATTTAGATTCTAATTTAGATTATGGATAA